One Microtus pennsylvanicus isolate mMicPen1 chromosome 10, mMicPen1.hap1, whole genome shotgun sequence genomic window, CCGAGTCCCTCATGAGTGCCCGTTTGTGTTCTATTGGCTTTTGCAAACTATCACCTTGCCTTGTCACAGAGCCTAGCGTAATCCTGGCGTTATTTTGTTCTCGGCGTCTACCCTTGCCCCATGCACTCACCAGCTACGGAGGAGACCACAGCAATGCTGCCGCTGCTCTGCTTCAGCATGGGCAAGGCTGCAGCACTCAGGACCACGTAGCTGAAGAAGTTGACCTCCATGGCTTTGCGCACGGAGTTGATGTCATCACGGAAGAAACCCAGAGGGGAGTAAGTGATGTGGTTGAGAATGAGCATGTCCAATCCACCTGCAGAGAGATGCCTGGGTTGAGAGAGACCACTCGGTGTCCATCTCGTTCCTTTCCCATTCCCGAAACGCTCTAAGaccagaggaggaaaagggaaggggagtcTTACCCATGAGCTTTCCTGCTTTGTGGACAAACTGCTCTGCAAACGCCATGTCTTCCATGGTACCAGCCACATAGTGGGCAGAGGCTGCTCCGAGTTCAAGGCAGCGAGACACCACCTACAGAGACACAGCAGAAATGGTGGCCATCTTGGCTGTGGGCTTTCATGTGTAGTTTTGGAGTAACTGGGACTTACATGAGAGTTTGCTCACAGAGCTGCTTAGAtaagaagctgtgtgtgtgtgtgtgcgtgcattcgGGGAGGGCTTCTTAAATAGTCTTAGATGATCATTGTTCTCTGACAGATCTTAAAAGGGTAAATCATTGTTGTGTTAGAGCCTGAGTCCATGATTCATCTCTGCAGAGTTTATGAACAGATGTTTCAAAATGCGTTATGGGCGTGGGAGCAGGTTTCTATGGAGATAGAGTGGGGCTTGTGAATGTTGGTATGACCTAGAACTTTCAAGTTTGCGAGTCTATGGGGCATGACAACATAATTGCATGAACAGGTACAGGAATCTCAGTCCCCGAATGTATGCATCTGTACAGGTCCATGAGCAATGTGTGTGAACAGGTATGACTGTGAACATATGCAACCAGAGAACTCTGTGGCTATCACTGCgcacatgcatgaatgcatgtatgtgtgtgtgtgcatgcgtgcaagTGTAaatgcacgcacgtgtgtgtatgtaagctTAAAAGCAGCAGTCCTATATTGCTGTGAGTATCTGTGCCTGTATATCAGGAACGAGCCACGAGGGAGGAGGGCACACTTACTTATGTGGGTACAGAAAGCTCACCTTTTGGAGACCTTCCTCTGACCTCGCGGTCAGTACCACATGGGCTCCCATTTGCGACAGATGATAGGCCATTTCTCTTCCGATCCCTTTGCTGGCCCCCGTGACAATCACTTTCTTTCCTTGGAGCATTTCTGGGAACCACAAAGGCTGTGAGTACCCCCAAAAGCCTTGTCTCACTGTCCATACTGAAAGGCTGTGAGCCCAGATCAGTTTGCCTCACAATGTCAACCACTGAAGCAACACTTGGAGTTGTTCATAAACAGGCGCTTCAGTCGGGTTTGGCCTGGATGTCCAGAGCCGAATCTTCCTGCCATTCTTCTGAAAAATCTCCATGTGCAGACAGCACAGAGACAAGGCCAGAAAGGTCAGAGTTCGGCTAAACTGCCCGAGTTTGACACTTTCAGCATGATTTTCAATTTTGCTAAATTGAAAGGGAATTTTAAAAGGCATCACAAAAATGTGTTCACAGAGATTTCAGCCCCTTTCTGCTTAGTCATCAACTTCATAacccctttgatttttttttggcctCTCAGATATCAGTTTCTCCACGAGCACAGCTATCTCCAGTTGAGCTGCGGGTCTCACTTCTGTAGGTCTGAAATTGCTTTCCAAGCTGGGTGCCAAGCGAAGCAAGGCCTACTTGGCTATGTGGCTTACTCCTCTATACCCCTTCTTGCCCAGCTTGTAGTTGGAGGGCACAGACCCACATTAGGGTTCCCTCCTTCCCAGTGACTTAGGGGTGAAGAACTCAGTTAGATCCTCAGGAACATTCCAGCACCCTCTGTTTTAAGCCTCCGAAAGAGACACATTGGTACTCACCGGGTCTGAACTCTTCTACTGTAGAATAGTAGTAGCCCAAGAAGAGCACCAGAATGGGGAGCAGGTATTTTTTCAGGAATGCCATCAGACAAGGACCTGGTTCAGGGAGCCCTgtaggacacacagagaaaacctgtagAGCTTTCTACAACTTCCCAGGCAGGCAGCAGCCTCTGAATTGTGACATCAGGGACGGGGGAGGCTGGAGTAGTCTCAGGCAGCACCAGCCAACTTCCCTGTCAGAGCAGCGATTGGCCTTGGGTGGGATCCCATTCGTCTCTGGCAGCCTGCGTGGTGGATTTCATAATGGACAATGTTTACTCCATTTCATTGAGTAAGAGGCGAGTTCCAGATGGCCAGGCTCATGACTGCGCAGGGCTGGGATCCTGAGCATCTCCTACTGACGTCCTCTGCATACGGCATCAGTGGCCTCGCAGGAGTGGGTTGTCAgattgagagagggagagagagaaagagagagagagagagagagagagagagagagagagagagagaggaagagggagggagagagagagaaagagagacagagagagagagagagagagagaggaagagggaggagagagagatatgcaCCTAAGAGTTCCTAAGAATGTGGGACTTTGGGGGGGCCGTGTGTGAGTAATACCAAACAGAGGCAAGCTCAAGCCAAATCTCACCCTCAGCCCCAACCCCTAGTCAGAAGCAATTGAAAGCAACAGcacaaaacagcaaaataagctcaagaaaaaaatgtgcatgtcttaggagaaaaaaaattaaagcaaacaagCCATATAAACGCCACACTTGAGTTCAATGAAAAGGCATTACAACATCAAAGGGAAGTTGCAACCGAGCCAGACCCAGATGGCGGGAAACCCAAGCTCAGTTCAAGACTCTTAGGCAAGTGCAACGGAACGTACCCTTATTACTTTAACAGAGAATAAAGAGGGGACGGTGGGTgccaaaacaggaagaaagacagCAGGTTGTTAAACTGGGTTATGCAAATACTAGGGAGGAGCAAGgggcacagaggatgctgggaagaggaggcTAGCCCAGAAGATCCCGACTATTCCCGGCTATGGCCAGCCTGCTCCCCTGTAAGCCACAGTGCCAACCTTCTTTTTACCTCtgctttgagactgggtctctgtAAATTgtcccggctggccttgaacctgctcTGTGGCTTcagacttgtgatcctcctgcctcggcctcttaAACAGTGGGGATTTCAGGACTGTAGTCCTACGGTCCTAAGGTTCTATGTGTGAAGCAAAATTAGCATAGAACATCCTGGCCCCAGGTAAAAATGATCCAAGAGAAGGATCGAGGGGGGAAACACCCCATACATAAAGAACTGATTATCATGACAAGACAGTAATAACTACCTTTGTATATCTGCAGCAAGATTTTATTAAAGAATTTAAGACTTGTCATTGTTACGTTCTTCTATGTAAAACCAACTATCCAAACCATGAAAGCCACCCCAGTACAAAGGCAATCCTGGACTCTGGGAGTTACAGTAGAGCTGCAGGGAAGTTGTAGTGTCAAGAGTGAGTCCTCTGAGACGGGCTGCCGGCGGAGGGTGGGAGAGACTGGAACCACTCAGAGTTCCGAGAAACCAAATGATGACCCCAAGAGTCTCTGGAAATATCCAGTGACTTTtcacttcagagaaaataatttaaggCCCAGAGGAGATGAAACAATTTGTCAACAGAGGCCACAGCTGTGAGGGTTGCTTCCGGAAGACAACAGGGTTTGAGAACAGCGGAGAGCCGGAGCCGAGGGCGCAGTAAACCAAAATAGAAAGGCTGAAATGTAAGTAGGAGCTGCATTCACTTGTCAGGACCGCCAGGCTGACGACTGTCATTAGAAAAGCCCTATGTTACCAAGACACATGACAGACTggactcctttttcttctctacGGGGAGAAAATAAGACCCATGTCTTAGCCTCATCTGATTAACAGTGGAATCATTGACTTGGCTGtagaaagttatattttaaaaaggtacTTAATAGAGAAATTATAGGGAACAAGACAGAGTTGCTTTAAAATATCATTATGCTGATACAAAAGGAAGATGGGGCGAATAAACCCcagaaaaacaggaaaggaaagagaaaagaaacaaagagaaagaggtgtgagagagagcaagtggggagaagggagagggttgTAGTTTGGTAGAGAAAACACCAACAGAGGGTGTAGGGATGGCGAGCTGAGGGCAGCAGAAGTCCACTTTTGCAGCAGAGGTGGCTGATCTGAGCTCAAGTCAGCGAATGTCCAACACTGTCGTTCGGAAGACACATTACAACCCTAAACCAAAATCGGATCACCAGAGAACCTGTAGCTACTGCACCATGAAAGCaggaaaacagccagtgctctggcTTCCAGGACTGAGAATAAAGAATTGTCATACAGAATGCATCAAAGAGAAAGGATACAAAACATTAGGGATAGTCAGCCCTTAGCCCTTCTCAAACACTTGAGTCTCCAAACCTCTTTACACACTAAAGATTAACAAAGAAagttatctacttatttatttatttatttacttacttacttattatttttgtgtgtgccatCTGGTGTTTTAGACAAGGTATTTTTTGCAACCCAGGCTAACCTTGGATTTGTGATTCtattgcctcagcttcctaagggctggggttacagttgtgcaccaccacatacGGTGCTaaggaactctgtgtgtgtgcgtgtgtgtgtgcatgagagtgtgggtgcaggtgtgtgtggaggctagCGATCCTTCCTAGGCATTTTACCAACTACGCTGTTTCTCTCACAAGTCCCCAGTGTCAAAGAGCTTCCACATGTGTTTTTCCGATTGATATTGATGCAGAAATGTAGCAGGCGttgtttaaaattgaaaaataacaaGGCTAGCTTCCACTCACAGTCAGGGCAATAATGTTACATGTCTTGCGATCTTTATAAAAGTGAAATGTCTCAGCATTGTAACAGGTCCCCAGACCCTCGCACAAcagactccatgatggaagtaccattcaggctaTAAAACTTAGCTCGTAGATAACACCACTggccaaaatgaaacaaagacctaatccatcaaagaccatagttctgggaaactctctaaatgtactaagtttgctttttggcttctgtagttccacCTCTGGCTGACtgctcttgttaactgaagtCTGTCAACCTAAGATATGGTTTCTGTGCTTCAAagttcaccctgagaaaggctcagtgcTGCACTGGGATCCCGGACACCCAGTGGTCACTGAATGACTAATAAAGACTCTGCTGGCTTTAACTCATGCTTGGGCAATATTCTTTGGTAAATACACCACAGCATTTCTGGAGGTCCTACCAACATCCCCGGAGATCAGACCTTACATTGTGGAGTATTAcattaactatataaagatgtgttacatttgtttatgttgtggaatattttactatgtaaatgtgtgttttgtttattttgcatttgtttaactagacaaaggtgtgttacatttgtttacgctgcatttgcttaattatgtaaagatgtgttgctattttaCCTTGCGTGTCTTAGGCACCTGGTTGTTCTAATTAAAAGCTGAACAgcaaatagctaggcagtagaatgatgtgagattcccctctgtatgctgtgaatatcattggttaacaaagaaattGTCTTAGGCCCacacagggcagaatataggtaggcagggaaaactaaactgaatgctgggagaaagaagacagagtgaaGAGAAGCAATGTGGCCCACTGGAGCCAGAcagaattttacccggtaagccacagccacgtggcaatacacagattaatggaaatgggttaaattaagatgtaaaagttagccaataagaagttagagctaatgggtcaagcagtgacttaataatatagtttctgtgtggttatgtaGGTTTTGggaggctgggacaaacaagcagcctcctacaacagtagagggataggcagggctggtgggcagagagaataaggaggaggaggaatttagatTCAATAAGTtaaagaatgaggaagaaagagaggaagatgcctggggccagacatccaggcagctgccagcaaGCCAGCCATGTAGTAGATTATTcagaatgaaagataaaaatccCCAAAGGCAAGACATGGGTGAAAAGAAAcagattaaattaatttataagagctagtgggataaTCATATGGTAAGGTTGAGGATTCATAACTAATGATAAGTCTCTTTgtcataatttgggagctggtgatCCGATAAAGTCTGTTACAACCTTGAGACATTGGGGGTGGCCACAGAGTCCTCTAAAGTGAGGAAGAGTGTGCTGTGGTCATGGTCCTCCTAGGGGGCGTGCAATCTGATAATTGATGAATGATAGATAAGAGGTAgacagatgataggtaggtagatagatgatgatagattgattgattggtaGGTGTCATTGCTTCCTTACTACATAGCTGCCTCAAGCCCCTGCTATCAGTGCTTGCCCACTGTGATGAACTGTGCCCTGGAGATGTGAACTGAACCAACCTTTCCTCTCTTGAGCTGTTtctgtcagggtgttttatctcaGCGCAGGAAAAATCACTAAGACAGAGCTTTGGAAACACTGAGCAATTATGTCTCAGATGTGGACAAAAACCATTATGGGCCATGACCTCTAAGAACATCTCAGCTACCTTCACTATAGTAGAGCCCAACACTGTGGCCACAGACAGGGCCTCAATAGGAAAAGAGGAAGTGGACACATGGCCCATAGAGGCTGAGGGGGATATCCATTTGCTGACATTTATTAAGGCATTtaccatgtgtggtggtttgaatgaaaacagcCCCCATAGAACCCATAAGGagtgccactattaggaggtgtggccttattggggtaggtgtggctttgttggaggaagtgtgtcactgtgggtgggctgtgaggtttcagaagcacaagccaggcctagtggctcactctctcttcctgctgcctgctgatccaggtGTAGAACTCTCGGTTatctttccagcaccatgtctgcctgcatgctgccatgcttcctaccatgacgataatggactaaactgtAACATTAGGGCCTGCTCATTGgtgtttatgtcctgcccagttcccacagccagtaagcccccaaaagaaaccacacagaattctacattaatcataaactgattggcccattagctcaggcttcttgctaacCCTTATAACTTACATTCACCcgttattcttatctatgttagccacatggctcggtacctttttctgTGGAGCAAATCACATCCAGcttcttcggtgatctgggcaggattgggaggaatggacttccttcttcctagaattttcctgttctcatcaccccacctctacttcctgtctggttgacctgcttctacttcctgcctggccaatcagtgtttatttaaaacatgattgacagaatacagacaattctcccacaccacttctccctctttttttttttaaacaaagaaaatatccatagtccatttttttggggaatgtgggcatagtattccaggctacttctaGTTGGTTGGAGGCACTGATAttcttatgggaacctaaagatAATgttgaattatgatcaagtcctgactggagtatcctgtgaggcttgatcatctcaggcagcagtcttgaacctgttctggatgtagcACTCTGTCGTCTGGGCCAACTGTTCCTAACGGAGATTTCTCAGGTAGTCTTCCTTGACAAAACCTGATTTTTCataactcagaatgaatctatagcttctcatttcctgtggaaacaaaagcaaaatctcttctacAAAGTAGCATACCTTCTGACTTCAAtgttgaagtcaaggtattttcaaaatatctatcttgaattaattcaacagcatttataaagcaaatatcttttagaagctgttgctccttcctcagcattcaaacaattcaaagagagcataataacatacaatatcatgattctatgtgtatttttcatctttatgtggctttattttaaactctatttcttttatttttacttttactttttgagacagtttctctgtgtacctttggctgtcctagaactccctgtgtagaccaggctgtccttgaactcacagagatctgcaagtctctgcctccccagtgctgggataaaaggtctgtgctaccacaccttgaactcacagagatctgtctgtctctgcctcccaggcattgggattaaagatgtgtgctacgacaccttgaatttacagaggtctgtctgcttctgcctccaaggcattgggattaaaggtgtgtaccaccacacccaactactctctttttttttttattttaaggactttaacctttagcctgcatatatttttaacacagtgtaaacatttagaggttttcttcatctttgaaccTCTCTTacatatatctctctttttctgaccacacgagtctttaatttgccaagcactatggctaggattaaagccatggctttgatggctggattcagtccattccttagctttccagcctggtggcagaggtactggccagagccatgtttattgccacaactctatggcatttcaaggtccctgccaacaGCAAGCTGCAATGGTGTGCCCACAAACAACattcaaatgctctctctgtagccggaCCTCCTgtctcaaagagtcagagtttgcactggcaggatggcccagaacaccagcattttaaaatggtgcagcttttttcctgctacagctgaaaaccaaaaagcatgcattcagcttttcatcaacaccatttaagtgtttcatggcaggtcATTTTAAAGGAGCTGTAaagttttacagctaaagctgagtcaggaagcctcttttagatgagagcacttgcctctatCAAGCAGTACAGACCCGataaattgctgctaccaagaaaacatgctttactcttttctttcccaagctttctcaggctttctctgGATGCagtgccccacgttgggcaccattctgtaacattAGGGCCTGCTCATTGgtgtttatgtcctgcccagttcccacagccagtaagcccccaaaagaaaccacacagaattctacattaatcataaactgattggcccattagctcaggcttcttgctaacccttataacttatattcacccattattcttatctatgttagccacatggcttggtacctttttcagtggagcaAATCACATCcagcttctttggtggtctgggcaggattGGGAGGAATGAGctttctccttcctagaattttcctgttctcatcaccccgcctctacttcctgtctagttgacctgcctctacttcctgcctggccaatcagcatttatttaaaacatgattgacagaatacagacaattctcccgtacCACTAAACCTCTGGATTGTAAGCCAGCCAcaattaaattctttcctttataagagttgccatggtcatggtgtcttttcacagtaatagaagccctaactaagacagaagttggtatgAGGGACTTGGGTATTTCTGTAAAAGGCTGAATCATGTTTTggtttggaggaatgtggactttgggttaggaaagccaTGGA contains:
- the Hsd11b1 gene encoding 11-beta-hydroxysteroid dehydrogenase 1, which gives rise to MAFLKKYLLPILVLFLGYYYSTVEEFRPEMLQGKKVIVTGASKGIGREMAYHLSQMGAHVVLTARSEEGLQKVVSRCLELGAASAHYVAGTMEDMAFAEQFVHKAGKLMGGLDMLILNHITYSPLGFFRDDINSVRKAMEVNFFSYVVLSAAALPMLKQSSGSIAVVSSVAGKMAQPLIAPYSATKFALDGFFSTVRQEYSLSKVNVSITLCVLGLIDTETAMKATSGVFTAEAAPKEECALEIIKGTALRKEEVYYHNSNWVSLLLNNPGRRIMEYLSIRNYNFERFFEN